A portion of the Actomonas aquatica genome contains these proteins:
- a CDS encoding redoxin domain-containing protein, with the protein MKQVGETLDLSFEVKVVRGAGAAPEVMRFGDLVTGPTVVSVYMRNNTGSCDKQNAALVADLAAIRERGYAVIAVSRDTAGSHERYATKLGIDYSLVSDPEDLFGQAADAIVEKKMYGRTFTGPLRSAWVLDGTGKVLAVIDKVDAKAHGAQVLSALDGI; encoded by the coding sequence ATGAAGCAAGTTGGCGAAACGTTGGACCTCTCGTTTGAGGTGAAGGTGGTGCGCGGGGCGGGCGCGGCGCCGGAGGTGATGCGGTTTGGCGACTTGGTAACGGGGCCGACGGTGGTGTCGGTTTACATGCGCAACAACACCGGCTCGTGCGACAAGCAGAACGCGGCGCTGGTGGCGGATCTGGCGGCGATTCGCGAGCGCGGTTATGCGGTGATCGCGGTGTCGCGGGACACGGCGGGGTCGCATGAACGTTATGCGACGAAGCTGGGGATTGATTATTCCTTGGTGAGCGACCCGGAGGATTTGTTTGGGCAGGCGGCGGACGCGATCGTCGAGAAGAAGATGTATGGACGCACGTTTACCGGGCCCTTGCGTTCGGCTTGGGTGCTCGATGGGACCGGCAAGGTGCTGGCGGTGATCGACAAGGTGGATGCCAAGGCGCATGGCGCGCAGGTGTTGTCGGCGCTGGATGGGATTTGA
- a CDS encoding PAS domain-containing hybrid sensor histidine kinase/response regulator, which yields MPDPVLLSRFLALAHTIAALGLGGWYLGLIPRGLPERRFIPLGLYMLATVVASGLQWGLHYFAWIQLFLGWLQPGLWFVATLLLGGAFFLHHKHRPVNETWPWRTRVCHLAHYVFAFVMPPVLGSGATPTDRSLGLALAIFSLVWLVFSGLPVMRRRGHFLHWSMGVAVLGTLALSWIALTRVENQGLRNRDNDLVSRVEALAELLDARLIDSADLLPDRSARLRQALESMCSTSNSITGAFILPANNPSSGFIARVISPDKRPVPIMASAAHYARFASSSQPSVARFRDLEDGGGWHLAIAPVRRFEDNRVIALVGLLAPRELLAQSLAEPMLVTDLIVFFVTLVIYGSIAGYLQGVVRVWQRDILLQINAEHSRKLLGNQSANEVAHWLVREVQRRLNLVHASFWVYSPRRGELGFRPVAAHPSFTSGHTGHWHSLQELPPAWHGALSRRQSIEGDLRELGQPLPGMAPDSFATPWCFVENVELTDRLYGSLVLVFSDRNLVARTEVRSALHAICNAFSSYLVRQERSEHLAAAEERLRTIIETSPDGFWDADFTRGRFYRSNRWWQMLGHEPPSDPSDPLAHESLIEPEDLAKLKAHTVEALDPGRKFRRHSYRARHHDGSWRWIESNTVELRAVHGPAERALGFDRDVTERHDYEQRLREAAESSARANRAKSEFLATMNHELRTPLNSVIGFATILDRSPLNETQREWVNSMRTSAEQLLGLISDVLDFSRIEAGRLELEVAPFELRRATEQALEPFSRLATEKEIALHHEFRDEGHPSWVLGDTLRLRQILTNLVGNALKFTQTGHVRLRVSPLDHDRWRFDIDDTGPGIPPDRIDTLFRRFNQLDASSTRAHGGTGLGLAISRELAIAMNGDITATSTLDEGSTFRVIVHLPPAPGETRRYTDVPVSLNLSLPVFQPDEADLSALNNCLTRTGCTFIACETPADLHSFIQQHHQPGRPLPVIFPRAFRPAALAAAQSLATPADDRPLPPLVRIAIQVAVPDSPSSSPFEAELSAPLRRRDVIQLLDGQSLQRASRIAAATSSSASPAPTPPPDTPIDSTHTAAPDSKPSAPPPVSALRVLVAEDHPVNREVVRTMLEQLGLNAHFAENGQVAIELLTNSPYDLALIDIQMPVVDGFGVAHWVRHQWSPDWSPPRLVAVTANATRGDRERCIQAGMDEYVAKPITFATLSKLVSLRTAPSAPTPQTIAPPSPSQSSMPTASSPSDSPTSSPGDHLVDWEAFDSILTFTSAADNPEVLRRIISTYHNDLHAVLDEVAAMPPEDQTSTRRHLHKLKGSTGSLALMGVVSTIKQLHDPKDAPPAAERERLIALIREESQLALEAVFKRYPWLQNGPDEA from the coding sequence ATGCCCGATCCCGTCCTGCTCTCCCGTTTCCTTGCACTGGCCCACACCATCGCGGCGTTGGGGCTTGGTGGCTGGTATCTGGGACTCATCCCCCGTGGATTGCCGGAGCGACGCTTCATTCCACTCGGTCTCTACATGCTGGCGACCGTGGTCGCCTCGGGCCTGCAGTGGGGACTCCACTACTTCGCTTGGATCCAACTGTTTTTGGGATGGCTCCAACCCGGCCTGTGGTTCGTCGCCACCCTTCTGCTTGGAGGCGCGTTTTTCCTCCACCACAAACACCGACCCGTCAACGAAACCTGGCCCTGGCGCACCCGCGTGTGCCACCTCGCCCACTACGTTTTCGCCTTCGTAATGCCGCCCGTGCTGGGGTCGGGCGCCACCCCCACCGACCGATCACTGGGTCTCGCGCTGGCCATCTTCAGTCTGGTTTGGCTGGTGTTCAGCGGGCTGCCCGTCATGCGCCGCCGCGGCCACTTCCTGCACTGGAGTATGGGTGTGGCCGTGCTTGGCACGCTGGCCCTCAGTTGGATCGCCCTCACGCGAGTGGAGAATCAGGGACTACGCAATCGCGACAACGATCTGGTCTCGCGCGTCGAAGCCCTGGCCGAACTCCTCGACGCCCGCCTCATCGATTCCGCCGACCTGCTGCCCGATCGCTCGGCACGTCTCCGCCAGGCCCTGGAGTCGATGTGCTCCACGTCCAATTCCATCACCGGCGCCTTCATCCTCCCCGCCAACAATCCGTCCTCCGGCTTCATTGCCCGGGTCATTTCCCCCGACAAACGCCCCGTGCCCATCATGGCCTCCGCCGCTCACTACGCGCGCTTCGCCAGCAGCAGCCAGCCCAGCGTGGCCCGCTTTCGGGACCTGGAGGACGGCGGGGGCTGGCATCTCGCGATCGCTCCGGTGCGCCGCTTTGAGGACAACCGCGTCATCGCCTTGGTCGGTTTGCTCGCCCCCCGTGAACTCCTCGCCCAGAGCCTGGCGGAACCGATGCTCGTGACCGACCTCATCGTCTTTTTTGTCACCCTCGTGATCTACGGTAGCATCGCCGGTTACCTGCAGGGCGTGGTGCGCGTATGGCAGCGCGACATCCTCCTCCAGATAAATGCCGAGCACTCACGCAAATTGCTGGGCAACCAATCCGCCAACGAGGTCGCGCACTGGCTGGTCCGTGAAGTCCAACGCCGGCTCAACCTCGTCCATGCTTCCTTCTGGGTCTACAGCCCACGCCGCGGCGAACTCGGTTTCCGCCCCGTCGCCGCCCACCCGTCTTTCACCTCCGGCCACACCGGTCATTGGCACTCCCTCCAGGAACTCCCGCCCGCTTGGCACGGCGCGTTGTCCCGCCGCCAATCCATCGAAGGGGACTTGCGCGAACTCGGCCAGCCGCTGCCCGGCATGGCGCCGGACTCCTTCGCCACGCCCTGGTGTTTCGTCGAAAACGTCGAGCTGACCGACCGCCTCTACGGCTCCTTGGTGCTGGTCTTTTCCGACCGCAACCTCGTCGCCCGCACGGAGGTGCGCTCCGCTCTCCACGCCATCTGCAACGCCTTCTCCTCTTACCTGGTGCGACAGGAACGCAGTGAGCACCTCGCCGCCGCCGAAGAACGCCTCCGCACCATCATCGAGACCAGCCCCGACGGCTTCTGGGATGCCGACTTTACCCGCGGCCGATTCTATCGCTCCAACCGTTGGTGGCAGATGCTCGGCCACGAGCCTCCCTCCGACCCCTCCGACCCGCTCGCACACGAGTCCCTCATCGAACCCGAGGACCTGGCCAAACTCAAAGCCCACACCGTCGAGGCCCTCGACCCCGGGCGCAAATTCCGCCGCCACTCCTACCGTGCCCGCCATCACGACGGCTCTTGGCGTTGGATCGAGTCCAATACCGTCGAACTGCGCGCCGTCCACGGTCCCGCCGAACGCGCCCTCGGCTTCGATCGCGACGTCACCGAACGTCACGACTACGAGCAACGCCTGCGCGAAGCCGCCGAGTCCTCTGCCCGCGCCAACCGCGCCAAGAGCGAGTTCCTCGCCACCATGAACCACGAGCTGCGCACGCCGCTCAACTCTGTCATCGGCTTCGCCACCATCCTCGACCGCTCCCCGCTCAACGAAACCCAGCGCGAATGGGTCAACTCCATGCGCACCTCCGCCGAACAACTGCTCGGCCTCATCAGCGACGTGCTCGACTTTTCCCGCATCGAAGCCGGCCGCCTCGAGCTGGAAGTCGCCCCCTTCGAACTGCGCCGCGCCACCGAACAAGCCCTCGAACCCTTCTCCCGCCTCGCCACCGAAAAGGAAATCGCCCTCCACCACGAGTTCCGCGACGAGGGCCATCCCTCCTGGGTGCTCGGCGACACCCTCCGCCTGCGGCAGATCCTCACCAACCTCGTCGGCAACGCCCTCAAGTTCACCCAAACCGGCCACGTCCGCCTCCGTGTCTCGCCGCTCGACCACGACCGCTGGCGCTTCGACATCGACGATACCGGCCCCGGCATCCCCCCCGACCGCATCGACACGCTCTTCCGCCGGTTCAACCAACTCGACGCTTCCTCCACCCGCGCCCACGGCGGCACCGGCCTCGGCCTCGCCATCAGCCGCGAACTCGCCATCGCCATGAACGGCGACATCACCGCCACCAGCACCCTCGACGAAGGCTCCACCTTCCGGGTCATCGTCCATCTCCCGCCCGCCCCCGGCGAAACCCGTCGCTACACCGACGTTCCCGTCTCGCTTAACCTGAGCCTCCCCGTCTTCCAACCCGACGAAGCCGACCTCTCCGCCCTCAACAACTGCCTCACCCGAACCGGCTGCACCTTCATCGCCTGCGAAACCCCCGCCGACCTGCACAGCTTCATCCAACAACACCACCAGCCAGGCCGACCGCTCCCTGTCATCTTCCCCCGCGCCTTCCGCCCCGCCGCCCTCGCCGCCGCTCAGAGCCTCGCCACCCCCGCCGACGACCGTCCCCTCCCTCCGCTCGTCCGCATCGCCATCCAAGTTGCCGTGCCCGACTCCCCCTCGTCCTCGCCATTCGAGGCCGAACTCTCCGCCCCCTTGCGCCGCCGCGACGTTATTCAACTGCTCGACGGACAATCCCTCCAACGCGCCTCCCGCATCGCCGCCGCCACCTCCTCCTCCGCCTCCCCCGCGCCGACACCGCCCCCCGACACGCCGATCGACTCCACGCACACCGCCGCCCCCGATTCCAAGCCCTCCGCGCCGCCCCCGGTGAGCGCCTTGCGTGTGCTCGTCGCCGAAGACCATCCCGTAAACCGCGAGGTCGTGCGCACCATGCTCGAACAACTCGGCCTCAACGCCCACTTCGCCGAGAACGGCCAGGTCGCCATCGAACTCCTCACCAATTCTCCCTACGACCTCGCCCTCATCGACATTCAAATGCCCGTGGTCGACGGCTTCGGCGTCGCCCACTGGGTGCGCCACCAATGGTCCCCCGACTGGTCTCCCCCCAGACTCGTCGCCGTCACCGCCAACGCCACCCGCGGCGACCGCGAACGTTGCATTCAAGCCGGGATGGACGAATATGTCGCCAAGCCCATCACCTTCGCCACGCTCTCCAAACTCGTCAGCCTCCGCACCGCTCCTTCCGCGCCTACTCCGCAGACCATCGCTCCGCCGTCTCCCTCCCAATCTTCCATGCCGACCGCGTCTTCCCCCTCGGACTCTCCCACCTCATCACCCGGAGACCATTTGGTCGACTGGGAGGCGTTTGACTCGATTCTCACCTTCACCAGCGCCGCCGACAACCCCGAGGTGCTCCGCCGCATCATCAGCACCTACCACAACGACTTGCACGCCGTGCTCGATGAGGTCGCCGCCATGCCCCCGGAGGACCAGACCTCCACCCGACGTCATTTGCACAAACTCAAAGGTTCCACCGGCTCCCTCGCCCTCATGGGCGTCGTCAGCACCATCAAACAATTGCACGACCCCAAGGACGCCCCCCCCGCCGCCGAACGCGAACGCCTCATCGCCCTCATCCGCGAAGAAAGCCAACTCGCCCTCGAGGCGGTCTTCAAACGCTACCCGTGGCTGCAGAACGGCCCGGACGAGGCCTGA
- a CDS encoding translation initiation factor IF-2 has product MSDNNPSGPETSAPAAGPSAETPSEQTPAPAAETAFAFGTSRGSGLARGKRKPADSAPASSDAPAGDYKPTAVQIVTNASEYKNPFAPEPEPEPETPAPAAPEPAASAPVATPAPAQPETSEPAPAAPAETTSAPAEAPSAPAPAPAPVAKKPAPAPAPTPEPAAAAETETESEEKAELDILPPKQIRQPTSSWEAPSFPDGASGDERPTFKPTGRRERGNGNNRGEGRRNRGERGDRQNREDRGERRPRAPKPVEVDVPKPKVESASKSGGLIGWIKGLFGGSETSTETETKKSRDGDGNRRGRGRGRGGRGGRGRGRGGNRPEGASGESSGSRSRGGEGDSGSGEGGNRRRRRRGGRGGNGRGRRRNGGGDSGGSSASE; this is encoded by the coding sequence ATGTCAGACAACAATCCGTCCGGTCCCGAGACCTCCGCTCCGGCGGCAGGCCCCTCCGCCGAGACGCCCAGCGAGCAGACCCCTGCCCCTGCTGCCGAGACCGCCTTCGCGTTCGGCACCAGCCGCGGCTCCGGCCTCGCCCGTGGCAAACGCAAGCCCGCCGATTCGGCCCCGGCTTCCTCCGATGCCCCCGCCGGTGACTACAAACCCACCGCCGTCCAAATCGTGACGAACGCATCGGAATACAAAAACCCGTTCGCCCCCGAGCCCGAACCCGAGCCCGAGACTCCCGCCCCCGCGGCGCCGGAGCCGGCCGCTTCGGCTCCGGTCGCGACCCCGGCCCCTGCCCAGCCGGAAACCTCGGAGCCTGCTCCCGCAGCTCCCGCGGAAACCACCTCCGCCCCCGCCGAAGCCCCGTCCGCTCCCGCCCCCGCTCCTGCTCCCGTGGCCAAAAAGCCCGCCCCCGCACCGGCCCCCACGCCGGAGCCCGCGGCCGCCGCGGAGACCGAGACGGAGTCCGAGGAAAAGGCCGAGCTCGACATCCTCCCGCCCAAGCAAATCCGCCAGCCGACCTCCAGCTGGGAAGCCCCGTCCTTCCCGGACGGCGCCTCCGGCGACGAGCGTCCGACCTTCAAACCCACCGGCCGTCGCGAACGCGGCAACGGCAACAACCGGGGCGAAGGTCGTCGCAATCGCGGCGAGCGCGGCGATCGCCAAAACCGCGAAGACCGCGGTGAGCGTCGCCCCCGCGCCCCCAAGCCCGTCGAGGTCGATGTGCCCAAGCCCAAGGTGGAATCCGCCAGCAAGTCCGGAGGCCTCATTGGCTGGATCAAGGGCCTCTTCGGCGGCAGCGAAACCTCCACCGAAACCGAGACCAAGAAGTCCCGCGATGGCGACGGCAACCGCCGTGGCCGCGGCCGTGGTCGCGGCGGCCGTGGTGGTCGTGGTCGTGGCCGCGGTGGCAACCGCCCCGAAGGTGCCTCCGGCGAATCCTCCGGCTCCCGCTCCCGCGGTGGCGAGGGCGACTCCGGTTCCGGCGAGGGTGGCAACCGCCGTCGCCGCCGTCGCGGTGGCCGCGGTGGCAACGGTCGTGGTCGTCGCCGCAACGGCGGTGGCGATTCCGGCGGCAGCTCCGCCAGCGAATAA
- a CDS encoding type II toxin-antitoxin system VapB family antitoxin, with protein sequence MKMTMHIDEDVLAEVMELTGAKTKTAAVEMALRDLARRHKQRKLFRTPLWPTYEDWLKDSAPQPSDAIDPPDYDEEAVQRFLKRHSKILGHAAEDDDASHGHATEDPRP encoded by the coding sequence ATGAAAATGACGATGCACATCGACGAGGATGTCCTCGCGGAGGTCATGGAACTCACCGGCGCCAAAACCAAAACCGCCGCCGTAGAGATGGCCCTGCGCGACCTCGCTCGACGGCACAAGCAGCGCAAGCTGTTCCGCACACCGCTCTGGCCGACCTACGAGGACTGGCTCAAGGACTCCGCCCCGCAGCCCTCAGACGCCATCGATCCGCCCGACTACGACGAAGAGGCCGTCCAACGTTTCTTGAAACGTCATAGCAAAATTCTCGGCCATGCTGCCGAAGACGACGATGCTTCCCACGGCCACGCCACGGAAGACCCTCGCCCCTAA
- a CDS encoding UDP-N-acetylglucosamine 1-carboxyvinyltransferase, with protein MSDLVVQGGNPLSGTITPSGNKNSVLPIFCATLLTDEPVTLRNVPDITDLNKLVTFFSQQGSAIDWDRTAGVMRVDHANFAPQLTDSELPQDMRSTVLLYPALLHRLGKIVVRSNTKGCSLGVREIDPHLDVLTALGTDISGTEPLTIALPGRRFTAARTWLDYMSVTVTENFAMAAALADGQSTLMNAASEPHVQDLVGALIAMGAQIEGLGTSRLTITGVEKLHGADITIGTDYHEVVTFLALGAITGGEIRVENSVPQHFDLITRAFARLGVKVRHEGTTAIVERNQSLRIEPPRTSNLLPKIEAAPWPYFSVDLLPLMIALSTHTEGTIHFWNKVYENGFSWIPELAKFGAHAVVSDPHRLIVFGGRPLRPAVVDSPYIIRAAVALAMVAASIPGESIVRHAEIIKRAHPRFVENLNSLGAQLTWRD; from the coding sequence ATGTCCGACCTCGTCGTCCAAGGCGGCAATCCGCTCTCCGGCACCATCACTCCCTCCGGCAACAAAAACTCCGTGTTGCCCATCTTCTGCGCCACCCTGCTCACCGATGAACCGGTGACCCTGCGCAACGTGCCCGACATCACCGACCTCAACAAACTGGTCACCTTCTTCTCCCAACAGGGCTCCGCCATCGACTGGGACCGCACCGCCGGCGTCATGCGCGTCGACCACGCCAACTTCGCTCCCCAGCTCACCGACTCCGAACTGCCGCAGGACATGCGCTCCACCGTCCTGCTCTACCCGGCCCTGCTCCACCGCCTCGGCAAAATCGTGGTCCGCTCCAACACCAAGGGCTGCTCGCTCGGCGTCCGCGAGATCGATCCCCACCTCGACGTGCTCACCGCTCTCGGCACCGACATCTCCGGCACCGAACCGCTCACCATCGCCCTGCCCGGCCGCCGCTTCACCGCCGCCCGCACTTGGCTCGACTACATGTCGGTCACCGTGACCGAAAACTTCGCCATGGCCGCCGCCCTCGCCGACGGCCAATCCACCCTCATGAACGCGGCCAGCGAGCCGCACGTCCAGGACCTCGTCGGCGCCCTCATCGCCATGGGCGCGCAGATCGAGGGACTCGGCACCAGCCGCCTCACCATCACCGGCGTGGAAAAACTGCACGGCGCCGACATCACTATCGGCACCGACTACCACGAAGTCGTTACCTTCCTCGCGCTCGGCGCCATCACCGGCGGTGAGATCCGCGTCGAAAACTCCGTGCCCCAGCACTTCGACCTCATCACTCGCGCCTTCGCCCGCCTCGGCGTCAAAGTCCGCCACGAGGGCACCACCGCCATCGTCGAGCGCAACCAATCCCTTCGCATCGAGCCCCCGCGCACCAGCAACCTGTTGCCCAAAATCGAAGCCGCCCCCTGGCCCTACTTCTCGGTCGACTTGCTGCCGCTCATGATCGCGCTCAGCACCCACACCGAAGGCACCATCCACTTCTGGAACAAGGTCTACGAAAACGGCTTCTCCTGGATCCCCGAGCTGGCGAAATTTGGCGCGCATGCGGTCGTGAGCGACCCGCACCGCCTCATCGTGTTTGGCGGGCGGCCGCTAAGACCTGCGGTCGTGGATTCGCCCTACATCATCCGCGCTGCCGTCGCCCTCGCCATGGTCGCCGCCTCGATCCCGGGTGAAAGCATCGTGCGCCACGCCGAGATCATCAAACGCGCCCACCCCCGTTTCGTCGAAAACCTCAACTCCCTCGGCGCCCAACTCACCTGGCGCGACTAA
- a CDS encoding DUF748 domain-containing protein — protein MRLRRGLIGAGVALVLVAVLSWWVVPTVVRNQIEQRASAALARTVSVAGVSFNPLNLGVEVRGLDVRQGDETWLRWERLYVNPRVWSLVRGRLGFDVIELDGFDGRVAVDEAGELNFADLLARESADEEDEEEAEPTVVEIGSLVVREARIEFLDASHARPFATTLGPVSFSLADFHTVGDPQAPYEFVATTEAGETLSWNGQLSATPLHSQGSIELGGIQLAKYAPYLSEFTAAEIRNGQLHVKTDYRVAVSDGGLELELRQGDVVIENLAVSAVGRAGELVSTERLHVRGMDLDWAEQRVAIDAVTWTGGRVELAKQAEGLELVQLLAGSTTEGATQGGDDWRVTVGELGVDGLAALWRDETLAQTATVEVAALSVQVRDLDLSDLTRAVPVTVAATLANGGGNLAAVGEAGLVPFRPALDVTVTDVDLAVASPYVQAARPGLHVGGGTLAVKGALGTSGDSLVFRGGLGVAGLSLTDDDGAMLAAWEQLHTEGVSLVLEPLTLDIERVRLVRPDVAMAIRRDGSINWMPDVPAESAEIVGPVVADSSNEAAPVIRVSLVELVEARVDYRDESLVTRAGAVLTELSGEMTGLSSVELGKGQAELRGRVNGSGSVLVQGDFNPLGQPAFTDLAVTVERMDLSPLSGYVGQYAGYALQRGRMTLAVNFKLQDRVIDSETVVTLDGFTLGAKVDSPDATSLPVPLALKLLRDGDGQIVIDLPVGGSLDDPEFRVGRVVWRVITNLLTKAATAPFKMLGGLVGGGGEAADDLDEQIFAAASAELAPAAIQKLDTLAAALQERPELALLVHGEYAPEADAVAWRPAVLEQRLRERAAEGQWSAADGWAENARMGQLVNLYMDVFGVPPLDPDTPVEMESVVEGEVAEAARPDPEPRAASDDSLMGWLRRVFGGGDAAADESSPESVTAVAGEEVDGGGPGAMPAMTVLPEAEIEARLLSAIEISEADLIELARARAQAVQAKLVAAGIAANRIELGEVRAGMARVSLELR, from the coding sequence GTGCGTCTGCGTCGTGGACTCATTGGCGCCGGGGTGGCGCTGGTGCTCGTGGCGGTGCTGTCATGGTGGGTCGTGCCGACGGTCGTGCGCAACCAGATCGAACAGCGTGCGAGTGCGGCCTTGGCGCGCACGGTGTCGGTGGCAGGCGTGAGTTTTAACCCGCTCAATCTCGGTGTGGAGGTGCGCGGGCTGGACGTGCGGCAGGGCGACGAGACGTGGCTGCGCTGGGAGCGGCTGTATGTGAATCCGCGAGTGTGGTCGTTGGTGCGCGGGCGGCTGGGGTTTGATGTGATCGAACTCGATGGGTTCGATGGACGGGTGGCGGTCGACGAGGCGGGCGAATTAAATTTTGCGGATTTGCTCGCGCGGGAGAGCGCGGACGAAGAGGACGAGGAGGAAGCCGAACCGACGGTGGTCGAGATTGGTTCGTTGGTGGTGCGGGAGGCGCGTATCGAGTTTTTGGATGCGAGTCATGCGCGGCCGTTTGCCACGACGCTGGGGCCGGTGAGTTTTTCACTGGCGGACTTTCACACGGTGGGAGATCCGCAGGCGCCGTATGAGTTTGTGGCGACGACGGAGGCGGGGGAGACGCTGAGTTGGAATGGTCAGTTGTCGGCGACGCCGTTGCATTCGCAGGGATCGATCGAGTTGGGTGGGATCCAGCTGGCGAAGTATGCGCCGTATTTGAGTGAGTTTACGGCGGCGGAGATTCGGAACGGCCAGCTGCACGTGAAGACGGATTATCGGGTGGCGGTGAGCGACGGGGGCCTGGAGTTGGAGCTGCGACAGGGGGACGTGGTGATCGAAAATTTGGCGGTAAGCGCGGTGGGACGGGCCGGCGAGCTGGTCTCGACCGAGCGTTTGCACGTGCGAGGCATGGACCTGGATTGGGCGGAGCAACGGGTAGCGATCGACGCGGTGACGTGGACCGGCGGGCGGGTGGAGCTGGCGAAACAGGCCGAGGGTTTGGAGTTGGTGCAGTTGCTGGCCGGTAGCACGACGGAGGGGGCAACGCAGGGCGGGGATGATTGGCGGGTGACGGTGGGCGAGCTCGGGGTTGATGGGCTGGCCGCGTTGTGGCGGGACGAGACTCTGGCGCAAACGGCGACGGTGGAGGTGGCGGCGCTGAGCGTGCAGGTGCGCGATTTGGATTTGAGTGATCTGACTCGAGCGGTGCCGGTCACCGTGGCGGCGACGCTGGCCAATGGGGGCGGGAACTTGGCAGCGGTCGGCGAGGCTGGACTGGTGCCGTTCCGACCGGCGTTGGACGTGACGGTAACGGATGTCGATCTGGCGGTGGCGAGTCCCTATGTGCAGGCGGCGCGACCGGGGTTGCACGTGGGCGGAGGAACTTTGGCGGTTAAGGGAGCGTTGGGCACGAGCGGGGACTCGCTGGTGTTCCGCGGTGGCCTGGGCGTGGCCGGGCTTTCGCTCACGGATGATGACGGCGCGATGTTGGCGGCGTGGGAGCAGTTGCACACGGAGGGCGTGAGTTTGGTGCTGGAGCCGTTGACGTTGGACATCGAACGGGTGCGGTTGGTGCGGCCGGACGTGGCGATGGCGATTCGCCGGGATGGTTCGATCAATTGGATGCCGGATGTGCCGGCTGAATCGGCCGAAATCGTGGGGCCGGTGGTGGCTGACTCATCGAACGAAGCGGCGCCGGTGATCCGCGTGAGTTTGGTCGAGTTGGTGGAGGCGCGGGTGGACTACCGGGATGAGTCCCTGGTAACGCGCGCCGGGGCGGTGTTGACTGAATTGTCGGGCGAGATGACGGGGTTGTCGTCGGTCGAGCTGGGCAAGGGGCAGGCGGAGTTGCGTGGGCGGGTCAATGGCTCGGGCAGCGTGTTGGTGCAGGGCGATTTTAATCCGCTGGGTCAGCCGGCCTTCACCGATCTGGCGGTGACGGTGGAGCGGATGGATTTGTCACCGCTGAGTGGATACGTCGGGCAATACGCGGGTTATGCGTTGCAGCGCGGACGGATGACGCTGGCGGTGAATTTTAAGCTGCAGGATCGCGTGATCGACAGCGAGACGGTGGTGACGCTGGACGGCTTCACGCTGGGGGCGAAGGTCGACAGTCCGGATGCGACCAGCCTGCCGGTGCCGCTGGCGTTGAAGCTGTTGCGCGACGGCGACGGGCAGATCGTGATCGATCTGCCCGTGGGGGGCAGTCTGGATGATCCGGAATTTCGCGTCGGCCGGGTGGTGTGGCGGGTGATCACCAATCTGCTGACCAAGGCGGCGACGGCGCCGTTTAAGATGCTGGGCGGTCTGGTCGGTGGCGGTGGTGAGGCGGCGGACGATCTCGATGAACAGATTTTTGCCGCGGCCAGTGCGGAACTCGCGCCCGCTGCGATCCAGAAACTGGATACGCTGGCGGCAGCGCTGCAGGAGCGGCCGGAGTTGGCGCTTTTGGTGCACGGCGAATACGCGCCGGAGGCTGATGCGGTGGCGTGGCGTCCGGCGGTGCTGGAGCAGCGGCTGCGTGAGCGCGCGGCGGAAGGGCAATGGTCGGCCGCAGACGGTTGGGCGGAGAACGCGCGGATGGGGCAGTTGGTGAATCTGTATATGGACGTGTTTGGGGTGCCGCCGCTGGATCCGGACACTCCGGTGGAAATGGAATCGGTGGTCGAGGGGGAGGTGGCGGAGGCGGCGAGGCCGGATCCCGAGCCGCGGGCCGCGTCGGACGACTCGTTGATGGGGTGGTTGCGCCGGGTGTTTGGCGGCGGCGACGCGGCGGCGGACGAGTCGTCACCGGAGAGCGTGACGGCGGTGGCCGGGGAAGAAGTCGACGGGGGCGGGCCGGGCGCGATGCCGGCGATGACGGTGTTGCCGGAAGCGGAGATCGAAGCACGTCTACTGAGTGCGATCGAAATCAGCGAAGCGGACTTAATCGAGTTGGCCCGAGCCCGGGCGCAGGCGGTGCAGGCGAAGCTGGTGGCCGCGGGAATCGCGGCGAATCGGATCGAACTGGGCGAGGTGCGCGCGGGGATGGCGCGGGTGTCGCTGGAGTTGCGCTAG
- a CDS encoding dUTPase: MDKLEEIFRMQETLNARIGVELPPASDEEKAKWILNYTRAMQQETAELIDSVPWKWWAKYQKFDEQNAKVEVVDLFHFLVSLAQTLGMSADDVYQAYVKKNQVNHQRQESGYTKKDADDSKHI, translated from the coding sequence ATGGACAAGCTCGAAGAGATTTTCCGCATGCAGGAGACCTTAAATGCGCGCATCGGCGTGGAATTGCCGCCGGCGAGCGACGAGGAGAAGGCGAAGTGGATTCTCAACTACACCCGCGCGATGCAGCAGGAGACGGCCGAGCTGATCGACAGCGTGCCGTGGAAATGGTGGGCGAAATACCAGAAGTTTGACGAGCAGAACGCCAAGGTGGAGGTCGTCGACCTGTTCCACTTTTTGGTGTCGCTGGCGCAGACGCTGGGGATGTCGGCCGACGATGTTTACCAGGCTTACGTGAAGAAGAATCAGGTGAACCACCAGCGTCAGGAAAGCGGCTACACGAAGAAGGACGCCGACGATTCGAAGCATATCTGA